A single genomic interval of Aureliella helgolandensis harbors:
- a CDS encoding CRTAC1 family protein: MNCRLTCCLLLTGLVLTTGSSLDAKNPTTTIRLQPLLAEQTGIVGLHSDGSSGQHYLVEAVASGMASFDYDGDGYLDLYFLSGGALKGADPSRVQPNRLYRNQGDWTFVDVTEQSGLGSLSHSLGVSVGDVNEDGCPDVYVNNYGRNELFLNCSDGRFVQSASQVTQCGSKVGAGVSMLDMDGDGDLDIYVANYIVFDYDLREPSKFQGKVVYGGPVLYPAEPDDLLRNNGDGTFTNVSQSSGIGLDAEWGMGTVCFDADADGDTDIFVANDSTRNFLWENDGHGIFTEIALLGGVAYDYQGEPQGSMGADVSDYNGDGTLDLFVTSYENQSTTLYENLGSAIFQDITLSVGAGANTDRRVNWGTAFADLDNDQDQDLVLANGHIHDNLDEFDDTTSYRIHNQVFENEAGRFTDCSMDCGIATVAKESSRGLVVEDLDRDGRPDLVVLNIRTVPTLFKNSSAENNWIELDLIGIQASRSAVGTKVMAVHEGREQIRELLSGRGYQSHFGTRLHFGLGTSARLERLEIQWYGGDREVFHDLEANGLYTIRQGLGIERQPSPPAVAP; this comes from the coding sequence ATGAATTGCAGGTTGACTTGTTGTTTACTACTAACCGGGCTGGTCCTCACTACCGGCAGCAGCCTGGATGCCAAAAATCCGACGACGACGATTCGCTTGCAGCCATTGTTGGCAGAGCAGACGGGGATCGTTGGATTGCATTCCGATGGTAGTAGCGGACAACATTACCTTGTCGAGGCGGTGGCCTCTGGAATGGCGTCGTTTGATTACGATGGCGATGGCTATCTAGACCTGTATTTCCTCAGCGGCGGAGCCTTGAAAGGTGCAGATCCGAGTAGAGTGCAGCCCAATCGACTCTATCGCAACCAAGGGGATTGGACCTTTGTTGATGTTACGGAGCAGAGTGGGCTCGGTAGTCTCTCCCATAGTTTAGGCGTTTCGGTAGGGGACGTGAACGAAGACGGATGCCCGGATGTATATGTGAATAATTACGGACGTAACGAATTGTTCCTCAATTGCAGCGACGGGAGGTTTGTACAATCTGCATCGCAAGTCACGCAATGCGGAAGTAAGGTTGGCGCTGGCGTGTCGATGCTCGATATGGATGGAGATGGCGATTTAGATATCTATGTCGCCAACTACATCGTGTTCGATTACGACCTCAGGGAGCCATCCAAATTTCAAGGGAAAGTCGTCTACGGCGGGCCGGTACTTTATCCCGCTGAGCCCGATGATTTGCTTCGCAATAATGGGGACGGAACGTTCACGAATGTCAGCCAGTCTTCCGGAATTGGGCTGGATGCCGAATGGGGCATGGGCACCGTCTGCTTTGATGCCGATGCCGATGGAGATACCGATATCTTTGTAGCCAACGACTCCACTCGCAACTTTCTGTGGGAGAATGATGGCCACGGAATTTTTACTGAAATCGCATTGTTGGGAGGCGTCGCCTACGACTATCAAGGTGAGCCTCAGGGAAGCATGGGAGCCGACGTGTCCGACTACAACGGCGACGGAACGCTCGATCTATTTGTGACCTCTTACGAAAATCAAAGCACCACGCTGTATGAGAATCTTGGGAGCGCCATCTTCCAAGACATCACTCTCTCCGTGGGAGCAGGCGCCAACACCGATCGCCGCGTTAACTGGGGCACCGCCTTTGCCGACCTAGACAACGATCAAGACCAAGATCTCGTGCTCGCCAACGGTCATATTCATGACAACCTCGACGAATTTGACGACACCACCAGCTATCGCATTCACAACCAAGTCTTTGAAAATGAAGCGGGGCGTTTTACCGATTGCTCGATGGACTGCGGAATTGCGACTGTTGCCAAGGAAAGTAGCCGAGGCTTGGTCGTGGAGGACTTGGATCGAGACGGTCGTCCAGACTTGGTGGTCCTCAATATTCGAACGGTTCCGACGCTCTTCAAAAACAGTTCTGCCGAGAACAATTGGATTGAATTGGATCTGATCGGGATCCAGGCGAGTCGAAGTGCCGTGGGGACTAAGGTCATGGCCGTTCATGAAGGGCGGGAGCAAATTCGAGAGCTGCTGAGCGGGCGTGGCTATCAGAGCCATTTCGGCACCCGTCTGCATTTTGGATTGGGAACTTCCGCTCGGCTGGAACGCCTAGAGATCCAATGGTACGGTGGCGATCGGGAGGTGTTCCACGACTTGGAGGCCAACGGTTTGTACACCATCCGGCAAGGTCTTGGCATTGAAAGGCAACCGTCACCACCGGCGGTCGCACCCTAA
- a CDS encoding tetratricopeptide repeat protein, with protein MPSARVRLLVGSALLLAGFSIFVSWKWGGLSASLNPPSLPPSMFEAESNLRLEIADSSAEDILSRARALADELVEANPEMPTAYSARARLSYLLGKSTEARQDWEQAIRLDEHCAEALYGLGLMAFESDRFTEAAVLFGQVSNLDQEDRQARIMHADALVHDGKIDEGIAHLERIVNSPFATVGALELLGQAYLQKREYEKARSCFERVLEHYAESKDAMYGLTRVYAALGDREKAKEFNLRFREFAQRDREENAQDAEGFQDREFAISGLAQICMDAGRVLSKSPEQVPQAIDHMLNAIQLSPPNVEYLLEIRTLCLGQGRFVDVAATTKRLIELEPSNIDHWFILGNAYTELGQADLAIEAFRTAIELDPHDSRSQWADRFIQRYESP; from the coding sequence GTGCCTTCAGCCCGTGTTCGACTACTGGTCGGTTCTGCACTCCTCCTCGCAGGATTCTCGATTTTCGTCTCTTGGAAATGGGGAGGGCTAAGCGCGTCGTTGAACCCTCCCAGCCTCCCTCCATCGATGTTCGAAGCCGAGAGCAATCTCCGCTTGGAAATCGCAGATAGTTCAGCGGAGGACATCTTGTCGCGGGCGCGCGCTCTGGCCGATGAGTTGGTCGAAGCGAATCCTGAAATGCCGACTGCGTACAGCGCGCGTGCGCGGTTGTCCTACTTGCTCGGTAAATCGACAGAGGCCCGCCAGGATTGGGAGCAAGCGATTCGCTTGGATGAGCATTGTGCAGAAGCCCTCTACGGCCTCGGCTTGATGGCCTTCGAATCCGATCGCTTCACGGAAGCCGCAGTGCTTTTCGGTCAGGTCAGCAACCTCGATCAGGAGGATCGGCAGGCTCGAATTATGCACGCCGATGCCTTAGTCCACGATGGAAAAATTGACGAGGGGATCGCACACCTCGAGCGAATTGTCAATTCACCCTTTGCGACGGTCGGTGCCCTCGAGTTGCTAGGCCAAGCCTACCTTCAGAAACGCGAATATGAGAAAGCCCGGAGCTGCTTCGAACGCGTACTGGAGCATTACGCAGAATCCAAAGATGCAATGTATGGCCTAACTCGCGTCTACGCGGCCCTGGGGGATCGCGAGAAGGCCAAAGAATTCAATTTGCGATTTCGCGAATTTGCACAACGGGATCGGGAAGAGAATGCACAGGACGCTGAGGGATTTCAAGATCGCGAATTTGCCATCAGTGGCTTGGCGCAGATTTGTATGGACGCCGGCCGAGTCCTCAGTAAATCTCCGGAGCAGGTTCCACAAGCGATTGACCACATGCTGAATGCGATTCAACTCAGTCCACCCAACGTTGAATATCTGCTCGAAATACGCACGCTATGTCTGGGCCAAGGACGATTTGTCGATGTCGCCGCCACGACCAAACGGCTCATTGAACTCGAACCGTCCAACATTGACCATTGGTTTATACTTGGCAACGCCTACACCGAGTTGGGGCAAGCCGACTTGGCGATTGAGGCGTTTCGGACTGCTATTGAATTAGATCCCCACGATTCCCGCAGCCAATGGGCTGATCGCTTTATTCAAAGATACGAATCCCCATGA
- a CDS encoding carboxypeptidase-like regulatory domain-containing protein, translated as MRSANLFLASVLLFAAGCGSGLGTVPVTGKVTLDGEPVEGAMVVFNADSADGRSASGMTDASGAYVLTTEFNGDGALPGSYKVAVSKFEGGDDGMPDTTGMSEDEAMDAMYSALDKKGRNAPVAKNLIAKKWSNEAGSGLTATVTDSGPNEFNFEVTSK; from the coding sequence ATGAGATCAGCAAATCTTTTCCTCGCTAGTGTTCTACTTTTCGCAGCGGGATGTGGCTCTGGACTTGGAACCGTTCCTGTGACTGGGAAGGTGACTTTGGACGGCGAGCCTGTCGAGGGGGCAATGGTTGTGTTCAATGCCGATTCAGCAGACGGTCGCTCTGCTTCGGGCATGACTGACGCTTCGGGCGCGTACGTGCTCACGACCGAATTCAATGGCGACGGAGCTCTGCCGGGCAGCTATAAAGTTGCCGTCTCCAAATTTGAAGGAGGCGACGATGGCATGCCCGACACGACTGGCATGAGTGAGGACGAGGCGATGGACGCGATGTACAGCGCTTTGGATAAAAAGGGACGCAACGCCCCGGTGGCAAAGAATTTGATCGCCAAAAAGTGGAGCAATGAAGCCGGCTCCGGGCTGACCGCGACCGTCACCGATAGCGGCCCCAACGAATTCAACTTCGAAGTCACGTCCAAATAG
- the pgi gene encoding glucose-6-phosphate isomerase → MNPALTSSPQWHALEAHYNDIRGIHLREMFAKNPRRGQELAVEGVGLYLDYSKNRIDGDTLGLLLNLAKSVDLPARVEAMFNGEKINLTEGRAVLHTALRAPRDASVLVDGQNVIPDVHAVLDKMAAFCERVRSGTWLGHTGKPIRNVVNIGIGGSDLGPVMAYEALRHFSQRDLTMRFVSNVDATDFVEATVDLDPTETLFIIASKTFTTIETMTNAQTARDWFLARVDGEESAIAKHFVALSTNAEKVAAFGIDTQNMFEFWDWVGGRYSMESAIGLSTMLAVGPDVFRRMLAGFHEMDQHFRTTPLEKNLPVIMGLLAVWYSNFFRAETTAVLPYDQYLKRFPAYLQQLTMESNGKYITTAGTEVDYDTGMIYWGEPGTNGQHSFYQLIHQGTRLIPCDFIAFGKSLNPIGAHQDILVANVLAQSEALAFGKTAEEVKSEGTAKWLVPHREFQGNRPSNTLFAEQMSPEVLGKLVALYEHSVYVQSVIWNIDAFDQWGVELGKVLAKKIIPELDASHSSDLNHDSSTNELIRRYRAMQ, encoded by the coding sequence ATGAACCCTGCTCTAACATCCAGTCCGCAGTGGCACGCTCTGGAAGCTCATTACAATGACATTAGAGGCATTCACCTAAGAGAGATGTTCGCAAAGAATCCTCGACGCGGCCAAGAACTGGCCGTCGAGGGCGTGGGGCTGTACCTCGATTACTCCAAGAACCGCATCGACGGCGACACGCTTGGGCTACTCTTGAACCTCGCTAAGTCGGTCGACTTGCCGGCGCGAGTTGAAGCCATGTTTAATGGGGAAAAGATCAATTTGACCGAGGGCCGTGCAGTTCTGCACACCGCCCTGCGTGCCCCCCGCGATGCTTCGGTTTTAGTAGACGGCCAGAACGTAATCCCCGATGTCCACGCCGTGCTCGACAAGATGGCGGCGTTTTGCGAGCGAGTTCGCAGCGGAACTTGGTTAGGGCATACCGGCAAGCCAATCCGCAACGTCGTCAACATTGGGATTGGAGGATCCGATCTCGGGCCTGTGATGGCCTACGAAGCTCTGCGGCACTTCAGTCAACGCGATCTTACGATGCGGTTTGTCAGCAATGTGGACGCTACCGACTTCGTGGAAGCAACCGTTGATTTGGATCCCACGGAAACCCTGTTCATCATTGCTTCAAAAACGTTCACCACCATTGAAACAATGACCAACGCGCAGACCGCTCGCGATTGGTTCTTGGCGCGTGTCGACGGAGAGGAATCGGCTATCGCCAAGCACTTTGTGGCGTTATCCACCAATGCTGAAAAAGTTGCTGCGTTCGGCATTGATACGCAAAACATGTTCGAATTTTGGGACTGGGTTGGCGGGCGTTACTCGATGGAATCGGCTATTGGGCTGTCCACCATGCTCGCGGTGGGGCCAGACGTGTTTCGGCGGATGTTGGCCGGATTTCACGAAATGGATCAGCATTTCCGGACAACCCCTTTGGAGAAAAACCTGCCTGTCATCATGGGGCTCCTAGCCGTCTGGTACTCCAACTTCTTCCGCGCTGAGACAACTGCCGTCCTGCCCTACGATCAGTACCTCAAACGGTTTCCTGCCTACCTGCAACAACTGACCATGGAAAGCAACGGAAAGTACATCACGACGGCCGGAACCGAAGTGGATTACGATACCGGCATGATCTATTGGGGTGAGCCCGGTACTAATGGGCAACACTCGTTCTACCAACTCATCCACCAAGGCACCCGCTTAATCCCTTGCGATTTCATTGCCTTCGGTAAATCGCTCAACCCAATCGGAGCCCATCAAGACATCCTAGTTGCCAATGTCCTGGCTCAAAGCGAAGCGTTGGCGTTTGGGAAAACGGCGGAAGAGGTCAAAAGCGAGGGAACCGCAAAGTGGCTAGTGCCGCATCGCGAATTCCAGGGCAATCGTCCCTCCAACACGCTGTTTGCTGAGCAGATGTCCCCCGAAGTACTCGGAAAGCTGGTGGCACTCTACGAGCACAGCGTTTACGTTCAAAGCGTGATCTGGAATATTGACGCCTTTGATCAGTGGGGCGTTGAACTTGGCAAAGTGCTTGCCAAAAAAATCATCCCCGAGCTTGATGCCAGCCATTCTTCGGATCTGAACCACGATAGCTCTACGAATGAATTGATTCGCCGCTACCGAGCCATGCAATAG
- a CDS encoding PSD1 and planctomycete cytochrome C domain-containing protein, whose product MKLLVVTLLLSWQIGLVGAAEQVSFSKQVLPILSDKCFICHGPDAREANALRLDSWEGATVDLGGYRAIDAAAPESSELLHRIRSQDDPMPPQDAEKQLTDVERETLAAWIEQGGKYTKHWAYVRPENSLPLSAPDATGSAIIDGFIRDQLPAANASPPGESATGHIDLAPAADRATLARRVALVLTGLPPTPQQLSKYLSTADPEAYETLVEDLLQDPKFGEHQARYWLDAVRYGDTHGLHLDNRRAIYPYRDWVVKALNDNLPFDQFITWQLAGDLLPNPTLEQLVATGYVRLNPSTSEGGAITEEFQAKNSFDRAENFGTVFLGMSLTCARCHTHKYDPILHTEYYQILAFFNNTSERALDGNKYDYAPILQAPNNQTQWQLWSELTERESFLLERAAELIEQKRIFNAEQGRAWEMASPREKLQLLAVPNSLFGDSTIAERAQDLLAEWSSAESNWVPTLVAQELEQRRPTYLLSRGEYDLPTGEPLIPDTQAVLSPFPSDAPRNRLGLAQWMVHSDNPLVSRVLINRVWQRVFGIGLVRTPEEFGLQGQQPTHPELLDWLAVEFQESGWDLKHMLRLMVHSKTFQQSSSRRSDISDPENRLFARGPSFRLDAEVLRDLALWGSGLMLEELGGEGIKPFQPDGLWEALSHPASNTKNYVPDTGDKLYRRSLYVYWKRTSPHPMMTLFDAPSRESSCVARSRTSTSLQSLALFNETQRIEFARKFAERLMIESPPAAGATADGKAIEQQRLDALFVKLVCRPATAAEAAACLNLLQQMNKRYATSDADCQALLAIGESPVEQQLDAVELAAWTQVVVTVLASDPVILLY is encoded by the coding sequence ATGAAGTTGCTGGTTGTGACCTTGTTGTTGTCCTGGCAGATCGGCCTCGTCGGCGCTGCGGAACAAGTTAGCTTCTCCAAACAGGTACTACCGATTCTGTCGGACAAGTGTTTCATTTGCCATGGCCCCGACGCCCGCGAGGCCAACGCCTTGCGACTCGATTCTTGGGAGGGAGCAACGGTTGATCTAGGTGGCTATCGCGCAATCGATGCCGCCGCTCCCGAGTCCAGTGAGCTGCTGCATCGCATTCGTTCGCAGGATGACCCGATGCCGCCTCAAGACGCCGAGAAACAGCTCACCGATGTCGAGCGAGAGACCCTGGCAGCATGGATCGAACAGGGCGGCAAGTACACCAAGCACTGGGCTTACGTCCGGCCAGAAAACTCGCTGCCTCTCTCGGCGCCTGACGCCACCGGTTCCGCAATCATTGACGGCTTTATTCGCGACCAACTGCCGGCAGCGAATGCTTCGCCCCCCGGCGAATCCGCCACCGGTCACATTGACTTAGCTCCCGCCGCTGATCGCGCGACGCTGGCTCGCCGCGTCGCACTCGTTCTCACGGGCCTACCTCCCACGCCACAGCAGCTGAGCAAATATCTATCGACAGCCGATCCAGAGGCCTATGAAACGCTGGTCGAAGACCTGCTACAGGATCCCAAATTTGGAGAACACCAAGCTCGCTACTGGTTAGATGCCGTCCGCTACGGCGATACGCACGGCTTGCACCTGGATAATCGTCGAGCGATTTATCCCTACCGGGATTGGGTCGTCAAGGCCTTGAATGACAATCTTCCCTTCGACCAATTCATCACCTGGCAGCTGGCAGGCGATCTGCTCCCCAACCCAACTCTCGAACAACTAGTTGCGACGGGCTACGTACGCCTCAACCCGTCCACTTCCGAGGGTGGCGCCATTACCGAAGAGTTCCAAGCCAAAAACAGCTTTGACCGTGCAGAGAATTTCGGTACCGTTTTTCTGGGAATGTCGCTGACATGCGCTCGTTGTCATACCCATAAATACGATCCCATACTCCACACGGAATACTATCAAATACTAGCCTTTTTCAACAACACCTCCGAGCGTGCGTTGGATGGCAACAAATACGACTATGCTCCGATTCTGCAAGCCCCCAACAATCAAACGCAATGGCAGCTGTGGAGCGAACTGACCGAACGAGAAAGCTTCTTACTCGAACGCGCCGCCGAGTTGATTGAACAAAAGAGGATTTTCAATGCAGAACAGGGGCGCGCATGGGAAATGGCCAGCCCTCGCGAAAAGCTACAGCTGCTGGCGGTACCCAATAGTCTCTTCGGGGACTCGACGATCGCGGAAAGAGCCCAGGACCTGCTGGCCGAATGGTCGAGTGCGGAGTCCAATTGGGTACCAACCCTGGTTGCTCAAGAGCTCGAGCAACGTCGACCTACCTACCTACTCAGCCGTGGCGAGTACGACTTACCAACCGGGGAGCCGCTTATCCCAGACACCCAAGCAGTGCTCAGCCCCTTTCCGAGCGACGCCCCTAGAAATCGATTGGGACTGGCGCAGTGGATGGTCCATTCTGACAATCCCTTAGTGTCACGCGTTTTGATCAACCGCGTATGGCAACGAGTCTTTGGGATTGGCCTAGTTCGCACACCCGAGGAATTCGGCTTGCAAGGCCAGCAACCCACCCACCCCGAACTGCTCGATTGGCTCGCCGTTGAATTTCAGGAGAGCGGTTGGGATTTGAAGCACATGCTGCGTTTGATGGTCCACAGCAAGACATTCCAACAATCCTCCTCGCGACGTTCTGACATTTCCGATCCGGAAAACCGCCTTTTTGCTCGCGGCCCCAGTTTTCGACTCGATGCCGAAGTCCTGCGCGATCTAGCCTTGTGGGGGAGCGGCCTGATGCTCGAGGAGTTGGGAGGCGAGGGCATTAAGCCGTTCCAACCGGATGGACTGTGGGAGGCTTTATCCCATCCAGCCAGCAATACCAAGAATTACGTGCCGGACACGGGCGATAAACTCTATCGACGCAGCCTGTACGTGTATTGGAAGCGAACCAGCCCGCACCCCATGATGACACTCTTTGACGCCCCTAGCCGTGAATCGAGCTGTGTGGCACGCTCTCGCACCAGCACCTCATTGCAATCACTAGCACTGTTCAATGAGACCCAACGCATCGAGTTTGCACGCAAGTTTGCCGAGCGTTTGATGATCGAAAGTCCGCCAGCGGCAGGTGCGACGGCCGACGGAAAAGCAATCGAGCAGCAGCGGCTTGACGCGTTGTTCGTAAAACTGGTGTGTCGACCGGCCACGGCTGCAGAAGCTGCCGCCTGCCTAAACCTTCTGCAACAAATGAACAAACGCTACGCCACCTCCGACGCCGACTGTCAAGCCTTGTTGGCCATCGGCGAATCGCCCGTCGAACAACAGCTCGACGCGGTGGAATTAGCCGCCTGGACCCAAGTGGTCGTTACCGTGCTAGCCAGTGACCCTGTGATTTTGCTCTACTAG
- a CDS encoding DUF1501 domain-containing protein, which translates to MQSNDLLREHQLNLTRRQLLGRSALGLGTAAMADLLAPDLAVGAEPNRFPEGGMHHPAKAKRVIYLFMSGGPSHLDMWDYKPKLKSLFNEQLPSHVRDGQRITGMSSNQSNGLPICPSKYKFTKVDNNDSGVWVSELLPHTARVTKELCVIRSVFTEAINHDPAITFIQTGSQIPGRPSLGAWLSYGLGSMNENLPSYVVMHARTNFAEQSLFNRLWGTGFMPSDYQGILLRSQGDPVLYLSNPQGVSRADRRQQLDALAALNQAQFDHYGDPEVLARIKQHEMAYRMQSSVPELMDLSQEPEETFGLYGEDARTPGTFAACCLNARRLAERGVRNIQIFHRGWDAHNRLPTEHESQCKDIDQACAALIEDLKRKGMLDDTLVVWGGEFGRTVYCQGALTDKTYGRDHHPRCFTVWMAGGGTRRGVTYGHTDDYGYNIADAQGVPLTPQPTPDKLTPGAVHIHDLNATILHLLGIDHKRLTYRYQGRDFRLTDVHGHVVHDLIA; encoded by the coding sequence ATGCAGTCCAACGACCTCCTTCGAGAGCACCAACTCAACCTAACGCGCCGACAACTATTAGGCCGCAGCGCACTGGGACTCGGTACAGCCGCCATGGCCGACTTACTAGCTCCCGATCTAGCAGTGGGTGCCGAGCCAAATCGCTTCCCCGAGGGAGGCATGCACCACCCTGCTAAAGCCAAACGCGTCATCTATTTGTTCATGAGTGGCGGACCGAGCCATTTGGACATGTGGGACTACAAGCCGAAGTTGAAGTCCCTGTTCAACGAGCAGTTGCCTAGCCATGTTCGAGACGGACAGCGGATCACAGGCATGTCGTCGAATCAGTCCAATGGTCTCCCGATTTGCCCTTCCAAATACAAATTCACCAAGGTGGACAACAATGATTCAGGGGTATGGGTTAGCGAGCTGCTGCCGCACACGGCGCGCGTCACCAAAGAGCTCTGCGTGATTCGCAGCGTGTTCACTGAAGCCATCAACCACGACCCCGCTATCACCTTCATTCAAACGGGCAGCCAGATTCCTGGCCGTCCTAGCCTGGGAGCCTGGCTCAGCTACGGTTTGGGGAGCATGAATGAAAATCTGCCTAGTTACGTGGTGATGCACGCGCGAACGAACTTTGCCGAGCAGAGCCTGTTCAATCGCCTGTGGGGCACCGGTTTTATGCCCTCAGACTACCAAGGCATTCTACTGCGGAGCCAAGGGGATCCCGTACTCTACTTGAGCAACCCACAAGGAGTGAGCCGCGCAGATCGCAGACAACAGTTAGATGCCCTCGCGGCTCTCAACCAAGCTCAATTTGATCACTATGGCGATCCTGAAGTGCTCGCGCGCATCAAGCAACACGAGATGGCCTACCGCATGCAGAGCTCGGTTCCCGAGTTGATGGATTTGTCGCAAGAGCCCGAGGAGACCTTTGGACTCTACGGAGAAGACGCTCGTACCCCAGGTACGTTTGCAGCCTGCTGCTTGAATGCACGCCGACTGGCCGAACGGGGAGTGCGAAATATTCAAATCTTCCATCGCGGCTGGGATGCCCACAATCGCTTACCCACGGAACACGAATCGCAATGCAAGGATATCGATCAAGCCTGTGCGGCACTCATCGAAGATCTGAAACGAAAAGGGATGCTTGACGATACGCTGGTCGTGTGGGGAGGCGAGTTCGGTCGCACCGTCTACTGCCAGGGCGCATTGACCGACAAAACCTATGGACGCGATCACCATCCACGTTGCTTCACGGTCTGGATGGCCGGTGGCGGTACGCGTCGCGGCGTTACCTACGGACATACCGACGACTACGGATACAACATTGCTGACGCTCAAGGGGTTCCCCTCACGCCCCAGCCCACTCCCGACAAATTGACGCCTGGTGCGGTGCACATCCACGATTTGAACGCAACCATCCTCCATCTGCTTGGAATTGATCACAAGCGATTGACCTACCGCTATCAGGGACGCGATTTCCGACTAACCGATGTCCATGGACATGTCGTCCATGATCTAATCGCCTAG
- a CDS encoding lipid-binding SYLF domain-containing protein, translated as MPSPLRMLALTALLVLSTRQLSAQYQQEETVRAAASVLTETMATPLNRIPQAMLANAHGVAIIPNVIKGSFIVGARHGRGLLFVREPNGVWHAPVFISLTGGNIGWQIGVQSSDIVLVFKTPRSIQGILSGKLTLGADAAAAAGPVGRESAVATDAQLKAEIYSYSRSRGLFAGVSIDGSVVQVDQVATGTYYRSPGPGLPVQVPASAQQLTEAIVSYTGQGAAAVPTPNEPSTGLAAQYGQTESEVLRLQLLQLTPELFDLLDPQWRAHLALPQSFQQPNANPQPAEIQAIVDRYAQVATDPQFQQLAVRPEFQSVYSLLRHYQQSFTENLPAIQLPPPPNVPQVLPQ; from the coding sequence ATGCCATCACCACTCCGAATGCTAGCACTCACCGCTTTGCTAGTCCTCTCAACCCGACAGCTCAGCGCTCAGTACCAACAGGAAGAAACAGTGCGTGCAGCTGCCAGCGTATTGACGGAAACCATGGCGACGCCGCTCAATCGGATCCCTCAGGCGATGCTTGCGAATGCCCATGGCGTCGCGATCATTCCGAACGTCATCAAGGGCAGCTTCATCGTCGGCGCGCGGCATGGACGCGGCCTGTTGTTTGTGCGCGAACCCAACGGTGTGTGGCATGCACCTGTCTTCATCTCACTGACGGGCGGAAATATTGGCTGGCAGATCGGCGTGCAGTCCTCAGACATCGTGCTGGTCTTCAAGACGCCCAGAAGTATTCAGGGCATCCTCTCGGGAAAGCTCACCCTAGGCGCAGATGCCGCTGCTGCAGCCGGACCGGTTGGCCGTGAAAGTGCCGTCGCTACCGACGCGCAACTAAAAGCAGAAATCTATAGCTACTCACGTAGTCGAGGACTGTTTGCAGGTGTCTCCATCGATGGCTCTGTGGTGCAGGTCGACCAAGTGGCAACCGGCACCTATTACCGCAGTCCTGGCCCTGGTCTGCCTGTACAAGTCCCAGCTTCAGCCCAGCAGCTCACCGAAGCGATCGTATCGTATACGGGCCAGGGCGCAGCAGCGGTGCCCACTCCCAACGAACCCTCCACCGGACTGGCGGCTCAGTATGGACAGACGGAATCCGAAGTGCTCCGCCTGCAACTGCTCCAGCTTACACCGGAATTGTTCGATCTGCTCGATCCACAGTGGCGGGCCCACCTCGCCCTGCCACAGTCGTTTCAACAGCCGAATGCAAATCCGCAGCCTGCAGAAATACAAGCGATCGTAGACCGATATGCTCAAGTCGCCACGGACCCGCAATTCCAGCAATTGGCGGTACGTCCAGAGTTCCAATCCGTCTACTCCCTGCTACGACACTACCAGCAGTCCTTTACCGAGAATCTACCTGCGATTCAATTGCCACCACCTCCCAATGTTCCGCAAGTCTTGCCACAGTAG